In a genomic window of Xenopus laevis strain J_2021 chromosome 5S, Xenopus_laevis_v10.1, whole genome shotgun sequence:
- the LOC121394228 gene encoding uncharacterized protein LOC121394228 isoform X2, which translates to MQQEPFAGWESLNSMSSRSRRSRSSSRGSPRRRSHHSRKAVEKECSICDNPAMHNKKVCLMCWESMSGKRADDQWSAMRDWFKESMSKSLEDLVGTVTANVIQKVGPSAPVMGKESRDPKVPAECEARQQGAARCSLSATSEEEEELIVLDEDSSFDLDLIEPLVKAVRKVLELEDTEQEKKQDRMFKSSGKKDLVFPVHDVLKDIIKEEWAVPDKKYSEPRHMKKMYPYAEGDVSRWTNPPKVDAAITRVARKTTLPVDEGVSLKDPVERRQDTVLRKAYSVSGLLCKPAVAVTCVAKASKIWLQEIETELQLAGDKDKVGHLVGDIKVAIDFITDASLEVLKLAARNMGYAVAARRMLWLKHWQADTPSKFNLCALPFEGELLFGPKLDSIISKASAGKSSFLPQERRVRRQPVRAGWADRMPFKDAKTYRPGKQFDRQPFWRNCGQNQLKKEFKQGKPKSF; encoded by the exons ATGCAGCAGGAGCCGTTTGCTGGTTGGGAGAGCCTGAAT AGCATGAGTTCTAGGAGCCGGAGATCCCGGTCATCCTCTAGGGG GTCACCTAGAAGGAGGAGTCATCATTCAAGGAAGGCGGTGGAAAAAGAGTGTTCAATATGTGATAATCCAGCGATGCATAACAAAAAAGTATGCCTAATGTGCTGGGAATCTATGTCTGGCAAAAGAGCAGATGATCAATGGAGTGCTATGAGAGACTGGTTTAAGGAGTCTATGTCTAAATCACTGGAGGACCTAGTAGGAACTGTGACAGCTAATGTGATACAGAAAGTGGGTCCCAGTGCCCCAGTAATGGGGAAAGAGAGCCGTGATCCTAAGGTGCCTGCGGAGTGTGAAGCACGTCAGCAGGGGGCAGCAAGGTGTAGCCTTTCGGCTActtcagaggaggaagaggagctaATTGTATTGGATGAAGATTCCTCGTTTGATTTGGATCTAATAGAACCTCTAGTAAAAGCTGTCCGGAAAGTATTGGAACTAGAGGACACTGAACAAGAGAAAAAGCAGGACAGAATGTTTAAATCATCAGGAAAGAAAGATCTGGTATTTCCAGTCCACGATGTACTGAAAGATATTATTAAGGAAGAGTGGGCAGTACCAGATAAAAAGTACTCAGAACCTAGACACATGAAGAAGATGTACCCGTATGCGGAGGGGGATGTGAGTCGGTGGACCAACCCCCCCAAAGTGGATGCTGCCATCACAAGGGTGGCTCGTAAGACCACATTGCCAGTGGATGAGGGGGTTTCCTTGAAGGATCCTGTAGAAAGGAGACAGGATACAGTGCTGAGGAAGGCCTATTCAGTTTCGGGGCTACTCTGCAAGCCAGCGGTAGCAGTCACGTGTGTGGCAAAGGCATCCAAAATCTGGCTGCAAGAGATAGAAACTGAGCTGCAGCTTGCTGGAGACAAAGACAAGGTGGGTCACCTAGTGGGTGATATAAAGGTGGCTATTGATTTCATCACGGACGCATCATTGGAGGTGCTGAAATTGGCAGCCAGAAATATGGGGTATGCAGTGGCAGCTAGGAGGATGCTGTGGCTAAAACATTGGCAAGCAGATACCCCTTCCAAGTTCAATCTGTGTGCGCTCCCTTTCGAGGGGGAGTTGCTGTTTGGGCCAAAACTTGACAGTATTATTTCTAAGGCTTCGGCGGGCAAGAGCTCCTTTTTGCCGCAAGAAAGGCGTGTGAGACGTCAGCCAGTCCGTGCAGGCTGGGCGGACAGAATGCCGTTTAAGGATGCCAAGACCTATAGGCCTGGAAAGCAATTTGATAGGCAGCCCTTTTGGAGAAATTGCGGgcaaaatcagctcaaaaaagagTTCAAGCAGGGAAAGCCTAAATCGTTCTGA
- the LOC121394228 gene encoding uncharacterized protein LOC121394228 isoform X1 yields the protein MQQEPFAGWESLNVSSVAGLPVGDLGELYSYLYLLLFFQSMSSRSRRSRSSSRGSPRRRSHHSRKAVEKECSICDNPAMHNKKVCLMCWESMSGKRADDQWSAMRDWFKESMSKSLEDLVGTVTANVIQKVGPSAPVMGKESRDPKVPAECEARQQGAARCSLSATSEEEEELIVLDEDSSFDLDLIEPLVKAVRKVLELEDTEQEKKQDRMFKSSGKKDLVFPVHDVLKDIIKEEWAVPDKKYSEPRHMKKMYPYAEGDVSRWTNPPKVDAAITRVARKTTLPVDEGVSLKDPVERRQDTVLRKAYSVSGLLCKPAVAVTCVAKASKIWLQEIETELQLAGDKDKVGHLVGDIKVAIDFITDASLEVLKLAARNMGYAVAARRMLWLKHWQADTPSKFNLCALPFEGELLFGPKLDSIISKASAGKSSFLPQERRVRRQPVRAGWADRMPFKDAKTYRPGKQFDRQPFWRNCGQNQLKKEFKQGKPKSF from the exons ATGCAGCAGGAGCCGTTTGCTGGTTGGGAGAGCCTGAATGTAAGCAGTGTTGCAGGCCTACCGGTTGGGGACCTAGGTGAACTGTACAGCTACTTATATTTACTCCTCTTTTTTCAGAGCATGAGTTCTAGGAGCCGGAGATCCCGGTCATCCTCTAGGGG GTCACCTAGAAGGAGGAGTCATCATTCAAGGAAGGCGGTGGAAAAAGAGTGTTCAATATGTGATAATCCAGCGATGCATAACAAAAAAGTATGCCTAATGTGCTGGGAATCTATGTCTGGCAAAAGAGCAGATGATCAATGGAGTGCTATGAGAGACTGGTTTAAGGAGTCTATGTCTAAATCACTGGAGGACCTAGTAGGAACTGTGACAGCTAATGTGATACAGAAAGTGGGTCCCAGTGCCCCAGTAATGGGGAAAGAGAGCCGTGATCCTAAGGTGCCTGCGGAGTGTGAAGCACGTCAGCAGGGGGCAGCAAGGTGTAGCCTTTCGGCTActtcagaggaggaagaggagctaATTGTATTGGATGAAGATTCCTCGTTTGATTTGGATCTAATAGAACCTCTAGTAAAAGCTGTCCGGAAAGTATTGGAACTAGAGGACACTGAACAAGAGAAAAAGCAGGACAGAATGTTTAAATCATCAGGAAAGAAAGATCTGGTATTTCCAGTCCACGATGTACTGAAAGATATTATTAAGGAAGAGTGGGCAGTACCAGATAAAAAGTACTCAGAACCTAGACACATGAAGAAGATGTACCCGTATGCGGAGGGGGATGTGAGTCGGTGGACCAACCCCCCCAAAGTGGATGCTGCCATCACAAGGGTGGCTCGTAAGACCACATTGCCAGTGGATGAGGGGGTTTCCTTGAAGGATCCTGTAGAAAGGAGACAGGATACAGTGCTGAGGAAGGCCTATTCAGTTTCGGGGCTACTCTGCAAGCCAGCGGTAGCAGTCACGTGTGTGGCAAAGGCATCCAAAATCTGGCTGCAAGAGATAGAAACTGAGCTGCAGCTTGCTGGAGACAAAGACAAGGTGGGTCACCTAGTGGGTGATATAAAGGTGGCTATTGATTTCATCACGGACGCATCATTGGAGGTGCTGAAATTGGCAGCCAGAAATATGGGGTATGCAGTGGCAGCTAGGAGGATGCTGTGGCTAAAACATTGGCAAGCAGATACCCCTTCCAAGTTCAATCTGTGTGCGCTCCCTTTCGAGGGGGAGTTGCTGTTTGGGCCAAAACTTGACAGTATTATTTCTAAGGCTTCGGCGGGCAAGAGCTCCTTTTTGCCGCAAGAAAGGCGTGTGAGACGTCAGCCAGTCCGTGCAGGCTGGGCGGACAGAATGCCGTTTAAGGATGCCAAGACCTATAGGCCTGGAAAGCAATTTGATAGGCAGCCCTTTTGGAGAAATTGCGGgcaaaatcagctcaaaaaagagTTCAAGCAGGGAAAGCCTAAATCGTTCTGA